The Macadamia integrifolia cultivar HAES 741 unplaced genomic scaffold, SCU_Mint_v3 scaffold721, whole genome shotgun sequence genome includes a region encoding these proteins:
- the LOC122069813 gene encoding auxin response factor 6-like, whose translation MRLSSSGFTHQAQEGERRCLNSELWHACAGPLVSLPAVGSRVVYFPQGHSEQVAASTNKEVDAHIPNYPNLPPQLICQLHNVTMHADLETDEVYAQMTLQPLSPQEQKDPYLPAELGSPSKQPTNYFCKTLTASDTSTHGGFSVPRRAAEKVFPPLDFSQQPPAQELIARDLHDNEWKFRHIFRGQPKRHLLTTGWSVFVSAKRLVAGDSVLFIWNEKNQLLLGIRRANRPQTVMPSSVLSSDSMHIGLLAAAAHAAATNSRFTIFYNPRASPSEFVIPLVKYIKAVYHTRVSVGMRFRMLFETEESSVRRYMGTITGICDLDPARWPNSHWRSVKVGWDESTAGERQPRVSLWEIEPLTTFPMYPSPFPLRLKRPWPPGLPSLHGIKDDDLGINSPLLWLRGDVGDRGIQSLNFQGLGVTPWMQPRLDASMLGLQPDMYQAMAAAALQEMRAVDPSKQASPTLLQFQQPQSVPNRALVQRQMLQEPQSQHAFLQSVQVNHPQAQAQAQAQAQAQAQVQAQAQLIQQQLQHRHTFNDQQQPQQPHTQQQQQQQQQQFSDPQNPNVVSALSQLVSSSHSQPPSLQTISSLCEQPNFSNSSGIPVSTSSVSPLHGLLGSFSHDETSHLLNLPRSNGLMPFSVWTPKRVAVEPILSPGVAKCVLPQVEQLCLSPQTNVSQNSVSLPPFPGRECAVDQENGTDPQSHFLFGVNIDSSSLLMQNGMSSLRAVGSESDSMTLPYGASNFMNAASTDFPLSSAMTTSSCLDDSSFLQSPENVGQVNPPTRTFVKVHKSGSFGRSLDITRFSSYHELRSELAHMFGLEGQLEDPMRSGWQLVFVDRENDVLLLGDDPWQEFVNNVWCIKILSAQEMQQMGQQGREELLNSVPIQRLSSSSCDDYVSRKDSRNLSTGITSVGSIDY comes from the exons ATGAGGCTCTCCTCTTCCGGTTTCACCCATCAGGCCCAAGAAG GGGAAAGAAGATGCTTGAATTCTGAGCTATGGCATGCATGTGCGGGCCCTCTTGTTTCTCTACCTGCTGTTGGGAGCCGCGTGGTCTACTTCCCTCAGGGTCACAGCGAGCAG GTTGCTGCTTCTACCAACAAAGAGGTGGATGCCCATATACCTAATTACCCAAACTTACCACCGCAGTTGATCTGTCAGCTTCACAATGTGACCATGCAT GCAGACTTGGAGACGGATGAAGTCTATGCACAGATGACCTTGCAACCATTGAGTCCG caagAGCAAAAAGACCCTTACCTGCCCGCAGAGTTGGGTTCCCCCAGTAAGCAGCCAACCAACTATTTCTGTAAGACATTGACTGCAAGTGACACTAGTACTCATGGAGGATTCTCAGTGCCTCGCCGGGCAGCAGAAAAAGTTTTTCCTCCATTA GACTTCTCACAGCAGCCTCCAGCTCAAGAATTGATTGCAAGAGACCTTCATGACAATGAATGGAAATTCAGGCATATATTTCGTG GTCAGCCAAAGAGGCATCTTCTTACGACTGGATGGAGTGTGTTTGTAAGTGCAAAAAGACTTGTTGCTGGAGACTCCGTCCTTTTCATCTG GAATGAGAAGAACCAGCTTCTTTTGGGAATCCGCCGTGCTAATCGGCCACAAACTGTGATGCCTTCGTCTGTTCTTTCAAGTGACAGCATGCACATAGGGCTTCTCGCGGCAGCAGCTCATGCGGCTGCAACAAATAGCCGCTTCACTATATTTTACAACCCAAG GGCTAGCCCATCAGAATTTGTCATACCTCTGGTGAAGTACATTAAAGCAGTCTATCATACCCGTGTTTCTGTTGGCATGCGCTTCCGGATGCTGTTTGAGACTGAAGAGTCAAGTGTTCGTCG GTATATGGGCACGATTACTGGCATATGTGACTTGGATCCTGCTCGTTGGCCGAACTCACATTGGCGCTCAGTAAAG GTTGGATGGGATGAATCCACTGCAGGGGAGAGGCAGCCGAGGGTTTCCTTGTGGGAGATTGAACCATTAACAACATTCCCTATGTATCCATCACCATTCCCCCTCAGACTTAAGCGGCCATGGCCTCCAGGACTACCCTCCCTCCATG GCATCAAGGATGATGATTTGGGCATCAATTCTCCACTTCTGTGGCTTCGAGGTGATGTTGGAGACAGGGGGATTCAATCCCTCAATTTTCAGGGACTAGGGGTTACACCTTGGATGCAGCCAAGGTTAGATGCCTCCATGCTTGGCCTGCAACCTGATATGTACCAAGCAATGGCTGCTGCAGCGCTTCAGGAAATGAGAGCTGTGGATCCTTCTAAACAGGCATCTCCAACCCTTCTCCAATTCCAGCAACCTCAGAGTGTACCAAACAGAGCTCTGGTTCAGAGGCAGATGTTGCAAGAACCTCAATCTCAGCATGCCTTCCTTCAGAGTGTTCAAGTAAATCATCCTCAGGCTCAGGCTCAGGCTCAGGCTCAGGCTCAGGCTCAGGCTCAGGTACAGGCACAGGCACAGcttattcagcaacaattgcaGCATCGTCACACATTTAATGATCAACAGCAACCACAGCAGCCACACACTcagcaacaacagcagcagcagcagcagcaatttTCTGATCCCCAGAACCCTAATGTTGTCTCTGCACTGTCGCAGCTTGTGTCATCATCCCATTCTCAACCTCCATCCCTACAGACCATCTCTTCTTTGTGCGAGCAGCCAAACTTTTCGAATTCCAGTGGGATCCCTGTCTCAACATCCAGTGTTTCTCCCCTCCACGGTCTTTTGGGTTCATTTTCCCATGATGAAACATCTCACCTGCTTAATTTGCCGAGAAGCAATGGTCTTATGCCCTTTTCAGTGTGGACGCCGAAGCGAGTTGCAGTTGAACCTATTCTCTCTCCTGGAGTAGCTAAATGTGTTCTGCCCCAGGTTGAACAGCTCTGCTTATCACCGCAAACTAATGTTTCTCAAAATTCAGTCTCTTTGCCACCTTTTCCAGGTAGAGAATGTGCAGTAGACCAAGAAAATGGTACGGATCCCCAAAGCCATTTTCTTTTTGGAGTCAATATTGATTCCTCCTCTCTTCTAATGCAAAATGGAATGTCAAGCCTACGAGCTGTTGGCAGTGAAAGTGATTCAATGACTCTGCCATATGGTGCTTCTAATTTTATGAATGCTGCAAGCACGGATTTTCCGCTTAGTTCAGCTATGACAACTTCCAGTTGCTTAGATGACTCGAGTTTTCTACAGTCTCCGGAAAATGTGGGCCAAGTGAACCCCCCAACCAGAACCTTTGTTAAG GTTCACAAGTCAGGGTCCTTCGGACGGTCGCTGGACATCACCAGGTTCAGCAGCTACCATGAGCTGCGAAGTGAACTCGCTCACATGTTTGGCCTTGAAGGCCAGTTGGAGGACCCTATGAGATCAGGCTGGCAGCTTGTATTTGTTGATCGGGAGAATGATGTTCTTCTCCTCGGTGATGATCCCTGGCA GGAGTTTGTCAACAATGTGTGGTGTATTAAGATACTCTCAGCTCAGGAAATGCAGCAGATGGGCCAACAGGGTAGGGAGGAGCTTCTGAACTCGGTCCCAATCCAGAGGCTCTCTAGTAGCAGCTGTGATGACTATGTGAGCCGGAAGGACTCAAGAAACCTCAGCACTGGGATTACATCCGTGGGGTCTATTGATTACTGA
- the LOC122069809 gene encoding remorin 4.1-like isoform X3, producing the protein MSNSGHGYQTGSRQKDILSKEIGDMGHMKIQHLSKGISGNFSTVHPVKSQEEDSPDHENNSNSSNFEFHKGEKSLHNPMVRPFSRSIPSKWNDAEKWLVNKQPLHTNHSKKMILQSQVNRKTTANLGKVVPEFNNSEQKASVIPVVDSKQIDSHHSASQAAPANAAIDLCPLGKDEKEMNRKELSDPWQFTTNTTDIPNIRSVAMRDMGTEMTPVTSQEPSRTTTPVGATTPLRSPTSSIPSTPRRGAPASTPLDFNTDNDAEHQKEDNKKQLSEQELKIKTRKEIVALGVQLGKTNIAAWASKYDTEKNAPSVEHIDAEEQIKIEYENRAAAWEEAEKTKHTARYKREEIKIQAWESQQKARIEAEIRRIEAQAEHIRSHGQEKMMKKIAIARQRSEGKRAAAEARRNRQAARTAAQADYIRQTGRIPPSHFICCTWAS; encoded by the exons ATGTCAAATTCTGGCCATGGTTATCAGACTGGTTCTAGGCAGAAGGATATACTGTCAAAGGAAATTGGGGATATGGGTCATATGAAAATTCAGCATTTATCAAAGGGTATTAGCGGGAACTTCAGCACAGTTCACCCAGTGAAATCTCAAGAAGAAGATAGTCCTGATCATGAGAATAATTCTAATTCATCTAACTTTGAGTTTCATAAAGGTGAGAAGTCCTTACATAATCCCATGGTGAGACCCTTCTCTCGATCAATACCTTCTAAGTGGAATGATGCAGAGAAATGGTTGGTGAATAAGCAACCATTACACACTAATCATTCTAAGAAGATGATTTTGCAAAGCCAAGTGAACCGGAAAACGACAGCAAACTTGGGGAAGGTTGTCCCTGAATTCAACAATTCTGAACAAAAGGCATCTGTTATTCCAGTGGTGGATAGTAAGCAGATTGATTCCCATCATTCTGCCTCACAAGCAG CTCCAGCCAATGCAGCAATTGATCTTTGTCCCCTCGGCAAAGATGAGAaggaaatgaatagaaaagaatTATCTGATCCATGGCAGTTTACCACAAATACAACAG ATATTCCTAATATAAGGTCAGTGGCAATGAGAGACATGGGAACAGAAATGACACCTGTTACAAGCCAAGAGCCGTCAAGGACCACAACTCCTGTAGGAGCAACCACTCCCCTTCGTAGCCCAACTTCCTCAATTCCATCAACCCCTAGAAGAGGAGCACCAGCATCCACACCTTTGGACTTTAACACAGATAACGACGCAGAACATCAAAAAGAAGATAACAAGAAACAGCTTTCTGAGCAAGAATTGAAGATTAAGACAAGAAAAGAGATTGTAGCCCTTGGTGTTCAACTTGGAAAGACGAACATTGCTGCTTGGGCAAGTAAATATGATACGGAAAAGAATGCTCCTTCAGTTGAACACATTGATGCGGAGGAACAGATTAAAATCGAATATGAAAATCGTGCAGCTGCATGGGAAGAAGccgaaaaaacaaaacacacaGCCAG ATATAAGCGTGAAGAGATCAAAATTCAAGCATGGGAGAGTCAACAGAAAGCAAGAATAGAAGCGGAGATAAGGAGAATAGAG GCCCAAGCTGAACATATTAGATCCCATGGTCAagagaagatgatgaaaaagaTTGCAATTGCAAGGCAGCGATCGGAAGGGAAAAGGGCTGCTGCGGAAGCCAGAAGGAACAGGCAAGCGGCAAGAACTGCTGCACAAGCAGATTATATCCGCCAAACAGGCCGCATTCCACCTTCCCACTTCATCTGTTGCACTTGGGCATCATAA